A portion of the Oscillospiraceae bacterium genome contains these proteins:
- a CDS encoding ABC transporter permease, with the protein MSIADYGFAIWETFYVTVLSTAFALVLGLPLGVLLVAGDKDGVLPLPGWLMHILNIVINILRSVPFLILMICVFPLTRVIVGTTVGTKATIVPLVVAAFPFVARLVETSLRELDEGVVEAAQSMGATPFQIITKVMIPECLPGLISSMTTALTTILGYSAMSGVIGGGGLGKIALSYGYYRYQTDIMIVCVILLVLMVQVFQSAGTFWATRSDKRLRK; encoded by the coding sequence ATGAGTATTGCAGATTATGGCTTTGCCATTTGGGAAACGTTCTATGTGACGGTTCTTTCCACCGCGTTTGCGCTGGTGCTGGGCCTGCCGCTGGGCGTGCTGCTGGTGGCCGGTGACAAGGACGGCGTGCTGCCCCTGCCCGGCTGGCTGATGCACATCCTCAACATCGTCATCAACATTCTGCGCAGTGTGCCCTTCCTGATTCTGATGATCTGTGTATTCCCGCTCACCCGTGTCATCGTAGGCACCACGGTGGGCACCAAAGCTACCATCGTTCCGCTGGTGGTGGCCGCCTTCCCGTTCGTGGCACGTCTGGTAGAGACCAGCCTGCGCGAGCTGGACGAAGGTGTGGTGGAAGCTGCCCAGAGCATGGGCGCCACCCCGTTCCAGATCATTACCAAGGTGATGATCCCGGAGTGCCTGCCCGGCCTGATTTCCAGCATGACCACGGCCCTGACCACCATTCTGGGCTACTCGGCCATGTCCGGCGTCATTGGCGGCGGCGGCCTGGGCAAGATCGCCCTGTCCTACGGCTACTACCGCTACCAGACCGACATCATGATCGTGTGTGTCATCCTGCTGGTGCTCATGGTGCAGGTGTTCCAGAGCGCGGGCACCTTCTGGGCGACCCGGAGCGACAAGCGCCTGCGGAAGTAA
- a CDS encoding ATP-binding cassette domain-containing protein gives MIEIKHLSKTFQMKDGAVNALKDINLTIPDGSIYGIIGMSGAGKSTLVRCINLLERPTEGSVVIDGTAMETLSPAALRERRREITMIFQQFNLLMQRSCLKNICFPMELAGVKKADAEKRAKELLEMVGLPDKANAYPAQLSGGQKQRIAIARALATNPKVLLCDEATSALDPNTTHSILTLIKDINQKLGITVVVITHQMSVVEEICDSVAILDGGVVMEEGSVQEIFANPKTAAAKRLVAPNGGSAARDLSSFAPDDHVVRVTFNGSSTAKPLVASLAAEKGILVSVLSADTRDLSGQCYGSMLLKLPADVEQAKQAAAYMRSQPGVTVEEVTGE, from the coding sequence GTGATCGAGATCAAACACCTTTCCAAGACCTTCCAGATGAAGGACGGCGCGGTGAACGCGCTGAAAGACATCAACCTGACCATTCCGGATGGTTCCATCTACGGCATCATCGGCATGTCCGGTGCGGGCAAATCCACGCTGGTGCGTTGCATCAACCTGTTGGAGCGCCCCACCGAGGGCAGCGTGGTGATCGACGGCACCGCCATGGAGACCCTGTCTCCGGCGGCCCTGCGTGAGCGCCGCCGCGAGATCACCATGATCTTCCAGCAGTTCAACCTGCTCATGCAGCGCAGCTGCCTGAAGAACATCTGTTTCCCCATGGAGCTGGCCGGTGTGAAAAAGGCCGACGCCGAAAAGCGCGCCAAAGAGCTGCTGGAGATGGTGGGCCTGCCCGACAAGGCAAACGCCTACCCCGCCCAGCTGTCCGGCGGCCAGAAGCAGCGCATTGCCATTGCCCGCGCCCTGGCCACCAACCCCAAGGTGCTGCTGTGCGACGAGGCCACCAGTGCGCTGGACCCCAACACCACTCATTCCATCCTGACCCTGATCAAGGACATCAACCAGAAGCTGGGCATCACCGTGGTGGTCATCACCCACCAGATGAGCGTGGTGGAAGAGATCTGCGACAGCGTGGCCATCCTGGACGGCGGTGTGGTCATGGAAGAGGGCTCGGTGCAGGAAATTTTCGCCAACCCCAAGACGGCTGCGGCAAAGCGTCTGGTCGCCCCCAACGGCGGCAGCGCAGCCCGCGACCTTTCCAGCTTTGCGCCGGATGACCATGTGGTGCGTGTCACCTTCAACGGTTCGTCCACCGCAAAGCCGCTGGTGGCAAGCCTTGCCGCCGAAAAGGGCATTCTGGTGTCGGTGCTCAGCGCCGATACCCGTGATCTGAGCGGCCAGTGCTACGGCTCCATGCTGCTCAAGCTGCCTGCCGATGTAGAGCAGGCCAAGCAGGCGGCTGCCTATATGCGCAGCCAGCCCGGCGTGACCGTGGAGGAGGTGACCGGCGAATGA
- a CDS encoding MetQ/NlpA family ABC transporter substrate-binding protein: MVTRRDFLKVTGVAAAAAALTACGGSSSTASSTASSAAASEAASAVAKLDKVKVAVPNDTTNEARALTLLEKNGFFKLKADAGLTATAKDIEENPLNVTVDEVEAAQVPNVLQDEDYAVINSNYAIPAGLDPTTDALAIEDGSSAYVNVLVCKDGNQEEPKIKALAAALQSQQVKDFMDENYKGAVVSAVENPTDGYDASVDYDALNGETVSCAATPAPHCEVLEVCKEILAAKGITLDIQEYDDYIIPNNVVEDGTVDTNYFQHQPYLDDFNAEHGTHLVTVAGIHVEPMGIYGGKQDSLAPIEG; this comes from the coding sequence ATGGTTACTCGTCGCGATTTTCTGAAAGTTACCGGTGTGGCCGCTGCTGCCGCTGCCCTGACCGCCTGCGGTGGTTCTTCTTCCACTGCATCCTCCACCGCTTCCAGCGCCGCTGCTTCTGAGGCTGCTTCCGCTGTGGCCAAGCTGGACAAGGTCAAGGTGGCCGTGCCCAACGACACCACCAACGAGGCCCGTGCCCTGACCCTGCTGGAGAAGAACGGCTTCTTCAAGCTGAAGGCTGACGCAGGCCTGACCGCCACCGCAAAGGACATCGAGGAGAACCCCCTGAACGTTACCGTCGATGAGGTCGAGGCTGCTCAGGTGCCCAACGTCCTGCAGGACGAGGACTACGCCGTCATCAACTCCAACTACGCCATCCCTGCCGGTCTGGACCCCACGACCGATGCACTGGCCATCGAGGACGGCTCTTCCGCTTACGTCAACGTTCTGGTCTGCAAGGACGGCAACCAGGAGGAGCCCAAGATCAAGGCTCTGGCCGCTGCCCTGCAGAGCCAGCAGGTCAAGGACTTCATGGATGAGAACTATAAGGGTGCCGTGGTGTCCGCTGTGGAGAACCCCACCGACGGCTATGACGCTTCTGTTGACTACGACGCTCTGAACGGCGAGACCGTGAGCTGCGCCGCTACCCCGGCTCCCCACTGCGAGGTGCTGGAGGTCTGCAAGGAGATCCTGGCCGCCAAGGGCATCACGCTGGACATCCAGGAGTACGATGACTACATCATCCCCAACAACGTGGTCGAGGACGGCACCGTTGACACCAACTACTTCCAGCATCAGCCGTATCTGGATGACTTCAATGCAGAGCACGGCACTCACCTGGTGACGGTTGCCGGCATCCATGTGGAGCCCATGGGCATCTACGGCGGCAAGCAGGACAGCCTGGCACCCATCGAGGGCTAA
- a CDS encoding threonine/serine exporter family protein produces the protein MISLTNSQIGELMGQFLLAGTGTLSFAILFACPRRSLPTCALVGAMGWFVYELCVMLGLDTAAASLLAVIPLTILTRVFAILQKTPVTVFLLSGIFPLVPGAGIYYTAYYFIQGDNALALSNGISTFKVAVALAVGISLVLSIPLPPRHRSG, from the coding sequence ATGATTTCTCTCACCAATTCCCAGATCGGGGAGCTGATGGGCCAGTTCCTGCTGGCCGGCACCGGCACCCTGAGCTTTGCCATCCTGTTCGCCTGCCCCCGCCGGAGCCTGCCCACCTGTGCGCTGGTGGGTGCCATGGGCTGGTTCGTGTATGAGCTGTGCGTCATGCTGGGGCTGGACACCGCTGCGGCCAGCCTGCTGGCGGTGATTCCCCTCACCATCCTCACCCGCGTGTTCGCCATCCTGCAAAAGACCCCTGTGACCGTGTTCCTGCTCTCCGGCATCTTCCCACTGGTGCCGGGTGCAGGCATCTACTACACGGCCTACTATTTCATTCAGGGCGACAACGCACTGGCGTTGTCCAACGGCATCAGCACCTTCAAGGTCGCAGTAGCACTGGCCGTGGGCATCTCGCTGGTGCTCAGCATCCCGCTGCCGCCGCGCCATCGCTCCGGCTGA
- a CDS encoding threonine/serine exporter family protein, with product MKGREAYPDEELRRRIMDFIMAAGQTLLENGAEVFRVEQTMEIMARSFHLREFHVYVLTNGIFASAGTAEISEVRNVPVRTTHLGRVAAVNALSREIAETNMSLGEAEYRLAAAQRIPFPKDWVQLVSGMGGAFSFAMIFGGDLRSAIAAAVAGLAASGYLLLCGRYSLPGGFQKITTASLITLVCILLCQALHTSASHAIIGALMILTPGIAFTMGIRDFVHGDYLSGTIRMIDALLIAASIAIGTGLVLSLYSLLTGVVVA from the coding sequence ATGAAGGGCAGAGAGGCTTATCCCGACGAAGAACTGCGCCGCCGCATCATGGACTTTATCATGGCGGCCGGGCAGACCCTGTTGGAGAACGGTGCGGAAGTGTTCCGGGTAGAGCAGACCATGGAGATCATGGCACGCTCCTTCCACCTGCGGGAATTCCATGTTTATGTACTGACCAACGGCATTTTTGCCAGCGCCGGCACCGCAGAGATCAGCGAAGTGCGCAACGTGCCGGTGCGCACCACCCATCTGGGCCGGGTGGCGGCGGTGAACGCCCTTTCCCGCGAGATCGCCGAGACCAATATGTCGCTGGGGGAGGCCGAGTACCGTCTGGCGGCCGCCCAGCGCATCCCCTTCCCCAAGGACTGGGTGCAGCTGGTCAGCGGCATGGGCGGCGCGTTCAGCTTTGCCATGATCTTTGGCGGTGATCTGCGCAGCGCCATCGCTGCCGCCGTGGCCGGTCTGGCCGCCAGCGGCTACCTGCTGCTGTGCGGGCGGTACAGCCTGCCCGGCGGCTTCCAGAAGATCACCACCGCGTCCCTCATCACACTGGTGTGCATCCTGCTGTGTCAGGCGCTGCATACCTCGGCCAGCCATGCCATCATCGGTGCGTTGATGATCCTGACCCCCGGCATCGCCTTCACCATGGGCATCCGCGACTTCGTGCACGGCGACTACCTGTCCGGCACCATCCGCATGATCGACGCGCTGCTCATCGCCGCCAGCATCGCCATCGGCACCGGCCTTGTGCTGAGCCTGTATTCTCTGCTTACGGGGGTGGTGGTCGCATGA
- a CDS encoding GNAT family N-acetyltransferase, with product MNPAENYTYRYLETDDLDQYNALLRYTFQVTEDELTATGWKDDEIKQSKFPVLERADVLGCFDGENLVSQFAVYPLKMNIYDAVYHVGFVTSVCTYPEYTGNGIMKRLMIQGLTQMHKEGKSFALLYPYSIPLYHHLGWEIISNKISYNIKDRQIPTKVSAPGYVRRVAWDNTEFHELHSHFASITHGCLFRNALAWEEYWRWDEDDTNVAVYYNVKDKPCGYMVYLIKNDIMHIKEMIYLNREAQKGLWEYIHAHDSMIDEVHGNTYFSEPIAFEIDDGDIKETIRPYAMGRIVDVASFLEDYPCDPDGGELCIDLEIEDDLLPWNDHTFRIRFADGGCTLTDAPAEYHLKMGIGTLSTLLLGYKTAERLFELERIEGREDAVERLDDVLFHKIPYISDYI from the coding sequence ATGAATCCTGCCGAAAATTATACATATCGTTATCTGGAGACCGATGATCTGGACCAGTACAACGCCCTTTTGCGCTATACCTTTCAGGTCACGGAAGATGAGCTCACCGCTACCGGATGGAAGGACGACGAGATCAAGCAGTCCAAGTTCCCCGTGCTGGAGCGCGCGGACGTGCTGGGCTGCTTTGACGGAGAAAACCTTGTCTCCCAGTTCGCGGTCTACCCGCTGAAGATGAACATCTATGACGCCGTTTACCATGTGGGCTTTGTGACCAGTGTGTGCACCTACCCGGAGTACACCGGCAACGGCATCATGAAGCGGCTCATGATCCAGGGCCTGACCCAGATGCACAAGGAGGGCAAGAGCTTTGCCTTGCTCTACCCCTACTCCATCCCGCTGTACCACCACCTGGGGTGGGAGATCATCTCCAACAAGATCTCCTACAACATCAAGGACCGGCAGATCCCCACCAAGGTGTCGGCCCCCGGTTATGTGCGGCGCGTCGCCTGGGACAATACCGAGTTCCACGAGCTACACTCCCATTTTGCCTCCATCACCCACGGGTGCCTGTTCCGCAACGCACTGGCCTGGGAGGAGTACTGGCGCTGGGACGAGGATGACACCAATGTCGCCGTCTATTATAATGTAAAGGACAAACCCTGCGGCTACATGGTGTACCTGATCAAGAACGATATCATGCACATCAAGGAAATGATCTACCTGAACCGCGAGGCACAGAAGGGCCTGTGGGAGTACATCCACGCCCACGACTCCATGATCGACGAAGTGCACGGCAACACCTATTTCAGCGAGCCCATCGCCTTTGAGATAGACGACGGCGACATCAAGGAGACCATCCGCCCCTATGCCATGGGCCGCATCGTGGATGTGGCCAGCTTCCTGGAAGATTACCCCTGTGACCCGGACGGCGGCGAGCTGTGCATTGATCTGGAGATCGAGGACGACCTGCTGCCCTGGAACGACCACACCTTCCGCATCCGGTTTGCGGACGGCGGCTGCACCCTGACCGACGCCCCCGCCGAGTACCACCTGAAGATGGGCATCGGCACCCTTTCCACCCTGCTGCTGGGCTACAAGACCGCCGAACGTCTGTTCGAGCTGGAGCGCATCGAGGGCCGGGAGGATGCCGTGGAGCGGCTGGACGATGTGCTGTTCCACAAGATCCCTTATATTTCGGACTATATCTGA